Proteins encoded in a region of the Rutidosis leptorrhynchoides isolate AG116_Rl617_1_P2 chromosome 9, CSIRO_AGI_Rlap_v1, whole genome shotgun sequence genome:
- the LOC139866482 gene encoding laccase-12-like: MAYSNTIVRNMLLSFLLILSSLASFANAKTHYHGFIVQETKVKRLCKTHNSITVNGQYPGPTLEVNNGDSIVIKVVNKGRYNITIHWHGVRQIRTAWADGPEFITQCPIRPGRSYTYRFTISGQEGTLWWHAHSSWLRATVYGGIIIRPKQGDTFPFPKPNRDSLLLLGEWWDANPIDVIRQATRSGGAPNISDAYTINGQPGDLYNCSSKDTIKVPISSGETSLIRVVNAALNQQLFFKIANHKFTVVGADASYVKPFTTDVLMLGPGQTTDVLIKADQPPARYYIAARAYASAQGAPFDNTTTTAILNYKNAPTSKPIMPTLPAFNDTATATAFTTSFRSPGKTLVPTQIDENLFITAGLGLQKCPPKARARNCQGPINGTRFTASMNNVSFVLPSNFSLLQAHHHKIPGVFTTDFPAKPPVTFDYTGNVSQSLWQPIRGTRVYKLKYGAKVQVVIQGTNIFTAENHPIHLHGYDFYVVAEGFGNFNPKTDTAKFNLVDPPLRNTVSLPVKGWAVIRFVADNPGTWIMHCHLDVHIGWGLAMVFVVDNGVGQLETLEQPPKDLPVC; the protein is encoded by the exons ATGGCTTACTCGAACACCATAGTTAGAAACATGCTCTTGAGCTTCTTGTTGATCTTATCGAGCTTAGCATCTTTTGCAAATGCTAAAACTCACTACCACGGCTTTATT GTTCAAGAGACGAAAGTGAAGCGATTGTGCAAAACGCATAATTCTATTACGGTCAACGGGCAGTATCCTGGCCCGACATTGGAAGTTAACAATGGAGATAGTATAGTGATTAAGGTCGTTAACAAAGGGAGATACAACATCACCATTCACTG GCACGGTGTTAGACAAATAAGGACAGCGTGGGCAGACGGGCCCGAATTCATCACTCAGTGTCCTATTAGACCAGGAAGAAGCTATACATATAGGTTTACAATTTCAGGTCAAGAAGGCACATTATGGTGGCATGCACATAGTTCATGGCTCAGAGCAACCGTTTATGGCGGTATCATCATCCGCCCAAAACAAGGCGATACTTTCCCCTTTCCTAAACCTAATCGTGATTCGCTCCTTCTGCTCG GTGAATGGTGGGATGCAAACCCTATTGATGTCATAAGGCAAGCCACAAGAAGTGGAGGAGCGCCGAATATTTCCGATGCGTATACAATTAATGGTCAACCGGGCGATCTCTATAATTGTTCCAGCAAAG ATACCATCAAGGTTCCAATAAGTTCAGGAGAAACAAGCCTCATACGAGTGGTTAACGCAGCATTAAATCAACAATTATTTTTCAAAATTGCCAACCATAAATTCACTGTCGTTGGAGCCGATGCTTCCTACGTAAAACCCTTCACCACAGACGTACTCATGCTTGGACCAGGTCAAACCACAGACGTACTCATAAAAGCTGACCAACCACCAGCTCGTTACTACATCGCTGCACGCGCTTACGCAAGCGCACAAGGCGCACCATTCGACAACACTACCACAACCGCTATTTTAAATTACAAAAACGCCCCTACTTCAAAACCAATTATGCCTACTCTTCCTGCTTTTAACGATACAGCAACCGCAACAGCATTCACAACCAGCTTCCGAAGCCCCGGGAAAACATTAGTCCCGACACAAATCGATGAAAATCTTTTTATAACCGCAGGTCTCGGACTACAAAAATGCCCACCGAAAGCACGTGCACGTAACTGTCAAGGTCCAATTAACGGGACCCGATTTACTGCTAGTATGAACAACGTATCGTTTGTACTACCATCAAACTTTTCCTTGCTACAAGCGCACCATCATAAGATTCCGGGAGTTTTCACTACCGATTTTCCTGCAAAGCCGCCAGTGACGTTTGATTACACGGGTAACGTAAGCCAGTCACTTTGGCAACCGATACGCGGGACCCGAGTTTATAAATTGAAATATGGAGCGAAAGTGCAAGTAGTAATTCAAGGAACGAATATATTCACAGCTGAAAATCATCCAATTCATCTACACGGATACGATTTTTATGTTGTTGCTGAAGGATTTGGTAACTTTAACCCTAAAACTGATACTGCTAAATTTAACCTTGTGGATCCACCTCTTAGGAATACAGTTAGTTTGCCGGTTAAAGGGTGGGCGGTAATTAGATTTGTTGCAGATAATCCAG GTACATGGATTATGCACTGCCATTTAGACGTCCATATCGGTTGGGGTCTAGCGATGGTGTTTGTAGTCGATAACGGGGTCGGACAGTTGGAGACACTAGAGCAACCACCAAAAGATTTGCCTGTTTGTTAG